One Spinacia oleracea cultivar Varoflay chromosome 4, BTI_SOV_V1, whole genome shotgun sequence DNA segment encodes these proteins:
- the LOC130471432 gene encoding uncharacterized protein, which translates to MARKSGSKNQGNNHGNGKSKPRGPSSDSQALKTRSLEEVLGVEAIDFGIENEVLTPKSSLHQLQIRSELRHSFNDYLQAIHNSNGIASRIQSRNNLDVGTIPILLDENVDDTTDDDSNNIVIDNEVGNNVEPLDVNGDDPNETESNNPVEIELDDIQEEVEFWMSAVVCYVVGVNPPINVMEGFIRRIWKHLNVDKVIMVKRGVFIVRFLTMDSRDKVLNGHYFFDSKPLIMKPWDSDMDMDKEEVKSVPIWVQLKLGFKYWAGGGGGERALFKIISQIGKPIKRDQATINRDKLQFARVMVDVPLSKELPDCISFRDENGLMVKVGLYYEWRPTLCSKCKMIGHLQEECRQGKTKRVWVQKAKQVQPDAALHTATSPVVDPDGFQRSLRPIRVITSPREPVCVMMTPLVRNIDLLHLEGGTLPTLMDRIAAWNFRGLNSLQKQNEVKHFIQKYEVGLVGLLEHKVKLPNLGKLYQKVFAKWCFTSNASYHPGGRIIVAWKTGSFNVNIVAASSQFLHCHITPASGMPAFFCTFIYAHNEAGLRQDLWRDLTLIHSAAPWILCGDFNCVMAPEERIGAPVKQCDIVDMCGCMHNCGMEDLKSVGNLFTWNNKQQGIKRVFSKIDRMLSNQAWLDVYPDAEVCYLPEGQFDHSPGLLTVYPRVNGGKKPFKFFTMWKSSPVFDDTVKTAWNTQIGGSKMFIVVSKLKKVKIALKELNKSGFTDVHAADLRAHNELIAAQEAMHKDPTNMDLADAELRAIHEYKEKHKIYLEFLSQKAKVAWLKDGDENTTLFHQSIRSRNLKN; encoded by the exons TTGCAAGCCATACACAATTCCAATGGTATTGCGAGTCGAATTCAATCCAGAAACAATTTGGACGTAGGTACAATCCCTATCCTACTTGATGAAAATGTTGATGATACTACTGATGATGATTCGAATAATATTGTGATTGATAATGAGGTTGGGAATAATGTTGAACCTCTGGATGTGAATGGTGATGATCCTAATGAGACTGAATCTAATAATCCTGTAGAAATTGAGTTGGACGATATTCAGGAAGAGGTTGAGTTTTGGATGTCAGCTGTTGTTTGTTATGTTGTGGGTGTTAATCCTCCAATTAATGTTATGGAGGGATTCATTAGGCGCATCTGGAAACATTTGAATGTTGATAAAGTGATTATGGTGAAGAGGGGAGTATTCATTGTTAGATTTCTCACCATGGACTCGAGGGATAAGGTCTTAAATGGCCATTACTTTTTTGATAGCAAACCCCTAATAATGAAGCCATGggattctgatatggacatggatAAAGAGGAGGTGAAATCTGTGCCTATTTGGGTGCAATTGAAGCTTGGTTTCAAATACtgggcgggggggggggggggggagagagCTCTGTTCAAGATCATTAGCCAAATAGGGAAACCTATTAAGAGAGATCAAGCTACAATAAATAGGGACAAATTGCAATTTGCTCGAGTGATGGTGGATGTTCCATTATCTAAGGAGCTGCCTGATTGTATTTCCTTTAGAGATGAGAATGGCTTGATGGTGAAAGTAGGTTTGTACTATGAATGGAGGCCTACATTGTGTTCTAAATGCAAGATGATAGGACATTTGCAAGAAGAGTGTAGACAGGGCAAAACTAAAAGAGTATGGGTGCAGAAAGCTAAGCAAGTGCAGCCAGATGCAGCATTGCATACTGCTACAAGTCCAGTGGTTGATCCAGATGGGTTCCAAAGATCTCTAAGACCTATTAGAGTTATAACGTCTCCAAGGGAACCA GTGTGTGTGATGATGACACCATTGGTGAGGAACATAGATTTATTACACCTGGAAGGGGGGACCCTTCCCACTCTCATGGATAGAATAGCTGCTTGGAATTTCAGAGGCCTTAACTCACTTCAAAAGCAGAATGAAGTTAAACACTTCATTCAGAAATATGAAGTGGGATTGGTGGGGCTTCTGGAGCATAAGGTGAAGCTGCCTAATTTGGGTAAGCTTTATCAGAAAGTTTTTGCAAAGTGGTGTTTTACTAGTAATGCTAGTTATCATCCTGGTGGTAGAATAATTGTGGCTTGGAAGACTGGTAGTTTCAATGTCAATATAGTTGCTGCATCTAGTCAGTTTTTGCATTGTCATATTACTCCTGCTAGTGGTATGCCTGCTTTTTTCTGTACCTTCATATATGCTCATAATGAAGCTGGGTTGAGACAAGATTTATGGAGAGATTTAACTCTAATTCATAGTGCTGCCCCTTGGATTTTATGTGGAGATTTTAATTGTGTTATGGCCCCTGAGGAAAGGATAGGTGCTCCTGTTAAGCAGTGTGATATAGTGGACATGTGTGGGTGTATGCATAATTGTGGTATGGAGGATTTGAAGAGTGTAGGAAATCTGTTTACTTGGAATAATAAACAACAAGGGATTAAGAGAGTCTTTTCAAAGATTGATAGAATGTTATCAAATCAAGCATGGCTAGATGTTTATCCTGATGCAGAAGTGTGTTATCTACCTGAGGGTCAATTTGATCACTCCCCAGGTTTGCTTACTGTTTATCCTAGAGTAAATGGAGGAAAAAAGCCTTTTAAATTCTTTACTATGTGGAAATCATCTCCAGTTTTTGATGATACTGTTAAGACAGCCTGGAACACTCAGATTGGGGGGAGTAAAATGTTTATAGTTGTCAGCAAGTTGAAAAAAGTGAAGATTGCTCTCAAGGAATTGAACAAGAGTGGTTTTACTGATGTGCATGCTGCTGACTTGAGAGCTCACAATGAGCTCATAGCAGCTCAAGAAGCTATGCATAAAGATCCCACTAATATGGATCTAGCTGATGCTGAGTTGAGAGCTATTCATGAGTACAAAGAGAAGCATAAGATATATTTAGAGTTTTTGAGCCAAAAAGCTAAAGTAGCATGGCTAAAAGATGGGGATGAAAACACTACTTTGTTTCATCAGAGTATCAGAAGCAGAAATTTGAAGAATTAA